The sequence below is a genomic window from Microbulbifer hydrolyticus.
TGTAACTGGTTCTTGTTCATGAACTCACTCCTGATTCGAATAACGCCTGCGGTAATGCTCAGACTTGTAAGGCATCACCGCAAAATGTGATCACATTTTAGGGGCAAGAACGGAGAAGGTGCAACCCGTATTCACGACGAGCCACTGTTACACCGATAGCACAAGCCTAGTGCCGATCGCGAAGCACTGGTCGTCATCGCGAGAAACAGGCTTCAGAGGCGGCAAACAGGAGGGGAAGCGCTGGGAATGGGGACGTGCGAGAGTCCGGGGCAGGCCATTCCGCGGAGCCCACACAAGGCGTGGGACTCGGCAGTCAGGGGCACCAGCCCCCTGTGAAAAGACTTGTTCGATCAGCGGGCCGCCGTCACCGATACGGAAACAGGCGCGATATCCAGCGCCACATCGAGGATGGTGTACTGATCCTTGGTGCCGGAGCCGTAGCTCCAGAAACCGCGGCTCTGATCATCCTGACGAAAGTGGAACAGCACACCCTTACCAGTCTGATCGTCGAACGCATAGCGGCGCAATTCGCGGGTGTCGCTATTGTCCAGCAGGGAGAAACCCAGCAGTTGATCCAGGCGCGGGTTGGCCAGCGCAATACCGGCCCCCTGGGTAGCGCGATAGCCGAATGCCTCGTTGCCAAGGGTCTCGCTGCCGGAGGCGGATACGCGATGTTCGCGCCAGTTGTAGCTGTCACCGTGACTCAATACGCTCACACGCAGATCGCGGGCAGCGAAACCGTCTTCGGCATCGGCGAACGTCGCACTGCGCGCGTCCGCCACAACCAGGGTTCCCGCCCCCAGTACTTTCATGGATGCGACATCCAGATCGACCAGCAGCGCAGTATCTTCATCCACACCAAATCCCAGCGGCTCCTCGGGTCTGGTGACACCTCCCAGCGCGCGAACCAGGCGCCCAAGACGGGCTTTACGATCAAAGTGCTGGTCCACCACGCCCACCGGCAGAAACCCCAATCCGCGGGACAGCAACAGTTGCCCGGATTCCTGGCTTTCCATGCCCTGGTAGGTTTCCACGGCGGGTAGCGTGAGTGCACTCAGGGAATCCCCCGCGGCGATCATGGTGCTACTCATGATGGCCGCGCCGGCGCTGGTACCTCCCACAATGGCACCATTGGCAAGCTGGGCCCGGATCGCGGCCAACACGGGCGTATCGCGCCCCTCCTTGTCTAACAAGGTGCGAGTGATTCTGGTCTGGTCGCCGCCGACAAACCAGATGCCACCAGCGGTATTGAGGCTTTCGGCCAGCGCCTTGTCGTGACCACCCTGCTGCCAGTCACTTTCATCGATGGACTCTGTCGACTTATCGTCTTTGTCGGCAATAGGCAAAATGCGGACTCTGCCCTTAAAACCATGGCTGCGCAGGTCCGCCTGAAACTGTTGCGCATAGTGACTGGGCCGACCGGACGCGGCCGGCACAATGACCACGTCGGGGAATTTTTCCGGCACACCTTCGATAAACGCGCGGTAGACCGCGGTATTATCACTGCGCAGTGCACCGCCCACAATCAACAGGCTGCCGGAATCGGCGGACGCCTTCGCCTGCGCACCCGAATCACTGCACGCGGCGAACAGAGGTAAACATAGCCCTGCAAGAGTCGCCACCAGACCGGTAAATTTCATAGCATTATTTCCATCATCAATTTTTCTATTCGTCCGCAGTGCCGCCCGCCGGGAAACGGACTGCGCTTCGATTCGACACGCAGCTGCCCTCCCTGCTGCCGTTCCATCCGCGGGCTGTGGCCACAGAAGGATTTGAAACAGCGACTGAAATGGGATGCAGAACGAAACCCACAGCGGCGCCCTATTTCATCGATGCCCAGTGCACTTTCGTGCAGCAGTGACCTCGCTTTTTCAAGCCGCAGCTCCCGATAGAATCGCGCGGGCAATACGCCCTCAAAGCGCAGGAACAACCGCTCGAGTTTTTTCTGTGAGATGCTGAGGTAGCTGGCGAGCTCGCCGGTCTGGAGTGGTTCGGAGAGGTTGTTGCGCATCAGCGTCATGGCCTCTTCAAACAGACGTTGATCGCGAACAGGTCCTGGCTGTTGCACCACTCCATCCATCGTTATGTCCTATCCTGTTTCGCGGCCGCCGTAAGGCTGGCGATCAAACAGCTGCCAACGCCCCCGGGCCATGGTATGGGTTATCTGGAATCTCGCCGGATCCACCAGAATCAGGTCCGCATCCCGCCCGGACGCGACCAGGCCTTTGCGTTTGAGTCCCAGCGCCCGCGCGGGGTTACTGGTCACCACCTGCAGTGCACTGGCCAGTTCCACGCCCTCTTCCTGTACCGCACGGCGGAATTCCTCGAACAGGCTGGCGATGCTGCCCACCTCGATATCCTGCAACTCTCCCTGGTTGCAAAAATTGGTCAGTGACCCCTGGGCGTCGGAGGAAAAGGTGAGCTGGTCGATGGGCGCTTTCCGCTCCAGTGCCAGCTTCAGTGCGCGGCTCGCGCGCATTTCACCGCTGGCAAGGATTTCCGCGGTGGTGGAGGTGGTGAAGTCGATAAAGCCACCGGCGCGGGCAAAGTCCACGCCGTGTTCCAGCAACGCCATATTGCGATTCATATGGGTGGGAAGGAACTGGGTAATGGGGATCTCCGAGTGCTCCACCACATCAAACAGCGGTTGCAGCCGCCCGGCACCGTCGCCCACATGGATACTCACCACACCGCCCTTACCGCTCAACAGGCCGGCAACCCGGGCATCGGCGGCAATGCGGATCAGTTCATCCCGAGAGGGGTGCGACGAGCGATGATCTGAAATTGCCAGCTCACCGACACCGATCATGTTTTCCACCAGCATGATGTCGCTGCGCACACTGCCGGTCAGTGTATTTACCGGTACCTGGTAGGAGCCGGTCTGGATAAAGCAGCTAATCCCCTGCGCCTCCAGCGCTTTCGCCTTGCCGAACAGCTCGTTCAGGGTACGGGTGGTGGCATCGGTACCCAGTGCACCAATCACCGTGGTGACGCCCGCAGAAATCGCTTCACGCACATCCAGCTCCGGTGTGCGGGAACCGAAACCCGCTTCACCACCGCCGCCACTGATATGCACCAGGGAATCCACCAGCCCCGGCATCAGCCAGGCACCGTCGGCGTCCACCACCTGCCCGATATTTTCCGGCAGCGTAAGATGCTGGTCGATCTGCGCGATCGCGTTTCCCGCCACCAGCACATCGCAGCGGCCGAGGCTGCGGGGCGCGAACACTTCCGCATTTTTTATCAGGGTAATTTGAGACATAAATGACAACTTGAATTTGTAGGTACTTTTACCGGGTCCGATTGCACGCTGGGAAGTTAATAACCCGATGCGGCCGCTACCAGCACTGTCAGTGACGCAAACAGGAACAAAATGCCCTGCAATGGCAGCACAAAGCGCAGCCACACGCCCCAGTCCAGGCGCGCCGCCCCCAGACACCCCATCAGCGCCGCCGAAGTGGGCACGATGATATTGGTGAGGCCATCGCCCAACTGAAAAGCGAGCACCGCGGTCTGCCGGGTAACCCCGACGACATCCGCGAGAGGTGCCATGATGGGCATGGTGAGCGCGGCCTGGCCGGAACCGGAAGTAATAAAGAAATTGAATACCGTCTGAAACGCCAGCATAAACCAGGCAGATACAGCACCCGACACATCCGCGAGGCCACTGCCCGCGGCGTGCAGAATGGTATTAAGAATACTAGCGCCCTCGGGGTCATCACCGCCGAGCAACAGCACGATACCTTTGGCGAAGGCCACCACCATGGCCGCGGGCAACAATTGTTGCGCACCCTCGCGAAACGCTGCCGCTGCCTTGTTTGGGGTAAGGCCGTTCAGGCCGAACACGATAGCCACCGTCGCGATGACAATGCC
It includes:
- a CDS encoding cyanophycinase, with protein sequence MKFTGLVATLAGLCLPLFAACSDSGAQAKASADSGSLLIVGGALRSDNTAVYRAFIEGVPEKFPDVVIVPAASGRPSHYAQQFQADLRSHGFKGRVRILPIADKDDKSTESIDESDWQQGGHDKALAESLNTAGGIWFVGGDQTRITRTLLDKEGRDTPVLAAIRAQLANGAIVGGTSAGAAIMSSTMIAAGDSLSALTLPAVETYQGMESQESGQLLLSRGLGFLPVGVVDQHFDRKARLGRLVRALGGVTRPEEPLGFGVDEDTALLVDLDVASMKVLGAGTLVVADARSATFADAEDGFAARDLRVSVLSHGDSYNWREHRVSASGSETLGNEAFGYRATQGAGIALANPRLDQLLGFSLLDNSDTRELRRYAFDDQTGKGVLFHFRQDDQSRGFWSYGSGTKDQYTILDVALDIAPVSVSVTAAR
- the iadA gene encoding beta-aspartyl-peptidase; translation: MSQITLIKNAEVFAPRSLGRCDVLVAGNAIAQIDQHLTLPENIGQVVDADGAWLMPGLVDSLVHISGGGGEAGFGSRTPELDVREAISAGVTTVIGALGTDATTRTLNELFGKAKALEAQGISCFIQTGSYQVPVNTLTGSVRSDIMLVENMIGVGELAISDHRSSHPSRDELIRIAADARVAGLLSGKGGVVSIHVGDGAGRLQPLFDVVEHSEIPITQFLPTHMNRNMALLEHGVDFARAGGFIDFTTSTTAEILASGEMRASRALKLALERKAPIDQLTFSSDAQGSLTNFCNQGELQDIEVGSIASLFEEFRRAVQEEGVELASALQVVTSNPARALGLKRKGLVASGRDADLILVDPARFQITHTMARGRWQLFDRQPYGGRETG
- a CDS encoding helix-turn-helix domain-containing protein, whose amino-acid sequence is MDGVVQQPGPVRDQRLFEEAMTLMRNNLSEPLQTGELASYLSISQKKLERLFLRFEGVLPARFYRELRLEKARSLLHESALGIDEIGRRCGFRSASHFSRCFKSFCGHSPRMERQQGGQLRVESKRSPFPGGRHCGRIEKLMMEIML